The genomic window TGCTGGAGCCGGAGCTGGTGGTGCGCGCCAGCGCCTGAGCCCGGACCCGCGGCATGACGGTCGGCAGGGAGTTGCTTACCCCTGCCGACGAAGCCACTGGACGGCGCGGAGCACTTGCACGCACAGCACGCCCGGCATCTGGACGCCGTCGCGATCGATGATCGCGCCGTGGTGACAACTCACACCACTCGCCCAGTTCGCCAGGGCCCCGCCTGGATGAAGCAGCCGTTGACGGTGATGGTCTTCGGCCGGGCGTCACCACCGGCCGGAAGCGCGCGCACCCATGCTTCCAGCAGGCGGCACGCCGTCACCAGGGTTTCCTGCTGGCCCGGAACGGTGCGTCCGGCACGGCTACACAGGGCGAGTAGGGCGACGGGACCTCCGATTGTCTAGGGTTGCGAGCCGACCTCACAGGTAATCAGGCAGCAAGGCAGGCACGTGAGGCATGTTTCCCGTCTCGCCTGAGCCTCCTCGTGAGGGACAGCGTGCTCTCATCGCCGCGGAGACTGGCTACGCGAGGGCGCCGACGCGATGAGTGAACGCCCGTACACCGGGGAGGGTGCGGTCATGCCGCATCAGAGTGGCAGCCATGGTCTGGACCGAGCCGCGCCGGACCTCCTGTGGTGCTGCTTGCTCGGCGGCCAGGAGTGCTCGGTAGCAGCGGTCGGGCTTGCCCCATTGATCGAAGGCGCGGGCGACGTCGATCCAGTATCGGGCCTGGCGTTCTGTGGTGGGCAGGGCGGCGGGATCGATGCGGCGCGCGTGCTCGATGGCTTGGCCCGCGTCACCGAGCAGGTGGCTGATGGAGACCCGGTGGAGGAGAACCTGGCTGGGGCCGAAGACAGTGCCGCGGAGCAGTGCGTCATGGCCGAGTTGCCCGGCGGTGGCTTCGGCTTCGGCGATGAGGGCGTGGGCGGTGTGCCGGTCGCCTAGCTTCGCTGCGGTGTAGGCGGCGGTGGCGTACAGGTTGCCCTGGACGGAGAGACGTTCGGTGAGGTCGGTTGTGCGGTTGCCGGTGAGTTGCTGCGCGGCGGTGACGGCGACGTCGGTGGCGCGGGCGTGATGTCCCTGGCGGCGCCAGGCGGAGGAGATCATGCGGTGGGCTTCGGCGACGGTGAGGGCGTCCGCGCCGCCGAGTGCCGCGGTGAGTGCCCGGTCGGCGGTGACGGCGGCCAGGCCGTCTTCGCCGAGCTTGATGCACAGACGGGTTGCGGTGGTGTAGAGCTCGGCGACCGCGGTTGCCGCCTGCTCCGGGTACCCGTGTGCGCCGAGGGCCTCGGCGAGGGCGATCCGGGCCGGGAGTGCGCGGGCAAGGGTGTCGTAGCGGCAAGCGCTGAAGTCGCTTCGGGAGGCGTTCACCACTGCGGTGACGGCGGACGGGGTGGGGTCCGGGGCGAGGGCCTGGCCGTGCTGCCGGTGGAGCAGGAGGTCTTCCAGGCCGGACAGGCACGGCTGTGCCGGGCCGTGGGCGGCGGCTGACGGTCCGAGGACCGCGCTGGCGGTGGCTCCGGCCATGCCTGCCAGAAGCTTTCGGCGTCGCACCGGGTCGTCTCCCTCTTCGCCGAACAGAGTCTGTGTACCCACCCTAGTGGCGCCGGTTCGGTCCGAGGAGGCTCGCTGCTGTTGCGGCGCGAGGCCGAGCAAGTGCGGAGGGATGTCGAGGCAGTCGGCGAGGTTCCGGAGCAGCAGCACATCGCGCATGGGCTGCTTGCCGCGCTCCATCCGGGACAGGGAGGCCGCGGTATATCCGACCTGCGTGCCCAGTTCGGCGAGCGTGATGTCGGCGGCGCGGCGGGCTAACCGGACGATCGTGCCGGCATCGCGGTGGGCGAGCGCGTCACGCATAGCCGCTGAGCGCCAGATCGGATGGGTGTTGTCCACAGCTGACCTCCTACTGGGCTCATTGTCCCGTCAAACCGCGCTACAGCACGGAAAGTTGTAAGCCGTTTACGTCTGGTGCAAACGGTGTGCGTGCCGAGAGGATGCACCTCCCCTTGCTGGGTGGGCTGCGGTGTCCTCGTAACCACGACGGCGCGCATCAGAGCGGGCCGCAGGCGATCCCCGAGGGAAGAGCGAGATGCAGGAGACCCCGACTGGCCAGAGCATGTGGGCGTCGGTCACCCACGCGACGCCGCTGAAGCGGGACGCGGCGTACGACCACCGCGCCCAGCAGGCCGCCCTGGATATCGAGCTCCACCACACCGATGGCCGGACCGTTCAGGCGGTGCTCGTCCTGACCCCCGACCAGGTGGAGCTGTACGCCATTCAGTTCGAGCAGCTCATCGCCAAGCGCGAGCAGGCCCGCCAGGCGGGCCGGTGACACCGCACACCTCACCACGGCATGGAGGCACCGTGCACGACATCCAGTTGAAGGAACTCGCCGGCCGGACCGTGCTGGTCACCGGCGGAGCCGGTCTGATCGGCAGCCGGATCGCCGCCTGCCTGCGCCAAGTGGGAGCCCGGCCGATCCTGCTGTGCACGCTGGACGCCTATCCCCGCAACACCTATCGCGACCTGTTCGGAGTCGACCCCACCGACCCGGACGTCATCGTCGGCAACATCCAGAACCCGGACGTGGTCAGGATGGCGTTAGCCGAATCCGACTACGTCATCCACGCCGCCGCCCTCGCCGACGTCGCCGCCTGCATCCGCAAGCCCATGGCGGCGATCCACACCAACATCACCGGCACCCAGGTACTGCTCGACGCGATAGCCGCCTGCGAGCGGACCCGCCGGCTCGTCTTCGTCTCCTCCGCCAGCGTCTACGGCAACGGCAACCCGGAAGACTGGGCACGCCCGTGCGAGGAGCACCGGACCGTGCGCAAGCTGC from Streptomyces formicae includes these protein-coding regions:
- a CDS encoding helix-turn-helix domain-containing protein, giving the protein MDNTHPIWRSAAMRDALAHRDAGTIVRLARRAADITLAELGTQVGYTAASLSRMERGKQPMRDVLLLRNLADCLDIPPHLLGLAPQQQRASSDRTGATRVGTQTLFGEEGDDPVRRRKLLAGMAGATASAVLGPSAAAHGPAQPCLSGLEDLLLHRQHGQALAPDPTPSAVTAVVNASRSDFSACRYDTLARALPARIALAEALGAHGYPEQAATAVAELYTTATRLCIKLGEDGLAAVTADRALTAALGGADALTVAEAHRMISSAWRRQGHHARATDVAVTAAQQLTGNRTTDLTERLSVQGNLYATAAYTAAKLGDRHTAHALIAEAEATAGQLGHDALLRGTVFGPSQVLLHRVSISHLLGDAGQAIEHARRIDPAALPTTERQARYWIDVARAFDQWGKPDRCYRALLAAEQAAPQEVRRGSVQTMAATLMRHDRTLPGVRAFTHRVGALA